A region from the Sandaracinus amylolyticus genome encodes:
- a CDS encoding diacylglycerol/polyprenol kinase family protein, translated as MVTAFAQDSRDLALELHRLLGELDRSRFRWREHVRALPARLARVQEALRELVRRDDPEAVAAPALRERLVDLEGTLEQHAPKSDLRSEWLAFRARVMPKYEELASSLRAASIHVPSLRPKNYARNAFHVFNATASLTILELVPSWDVVIVIAWAGALAGWTMEASRRIWPRANDFMMKLFGPVAHPHEAHRVNSATYYATSIAILASTRELIPCALALVTLGLGDPIAAIVGRRWGRVRWVNGRSVEGTLAFVVAAWIGGVALMIGVHGAGWAPALAVAGAAALLGAFAELYSRKVDDNLAIPVMAWVGAFLAGIAVG; from the coding sequence ATGGTGACCGCGTTCGCGCAGGACAGTCGCGACCTGGCGCTCGAGCTGCACCGACTCCTCGGCGAGCTCGATCGGAGTCGTTTCCGCTGGCGTGAGCACGTTCGCGCGCTGCCCGCGCGGCTCGCGCGCGTGCAGGAGGCGCTGCGCGAGCTGGTGCGCCGCGACGATCCCGAGGCGGTCGCGGCGCCCGCGCTGCGAGAGCGGCTGGTGGACCTCGAGGGCACGCTCGAGCAGCACGCGCCGAAGAGCGATCTCCGCAGCGAGTGGCTCGCGTTCCGCGCGCGCGTGATGCCGAAGTACGAGGAGCTCGCGTCGTCGCTGCGCGCCGCGTCGATCCACGTGCCGAGCCTGCGCCCGAAGAACTACGCGCGGAACGCGTTCCACGTGTTCAACGCGACCGCGTCGCTCACGATCCTCGAGCTCGTGCCCTCGTGGGACGTGGTGATCGTGATCGCGTGGGCGGGCGCGCTCGCCGGATGGACGATGGAGGCGTCGCGGAGGATCTGGCCGCGCGCGAACGACTTCATGATGAAGCTGTTCGGGCCAGTCGCTCATCCGCACGAGGCCCATCGCGTCAACTCCGCGACGTACTACGCGACGTCGATCGCGATCCTCGCGAGCACGCGCGAGCTGATCCCGTGCGCGCTCGCGCTGGTGACGCTCGGGCTCGGCGATCCGATCGCGGCGATCGTGGGACGTCGCTGGGGGCGCGTGCGCTGGGTGAACGGCCGCTCGGTGGAAGGCACGCTCGCGTTCGTGGTCGCGGCGTGGATCGGCGGCGTCGCGCTGATGATCGGCGTGCACGGCGCGGGATGGGCGCCGGCGCTCGCGGTCGCGGGCGCGGCGGCGCTGCTGGGCGCGTTCGCGGAGCTCTACAGCCGCAAGGTCGACGACAATCTCGCGATCCCCGTGATGGCGTGGGTCGGCGCGTTCCTCGCGGGCATCGCGGTCGGATAG
- a CDS encoding hybrid sensor histidine kinase/response regulator — MPYREQHAASEAEQESLPPARILVVDDREENLLAVRASLAAPDYRLVEARSGEEALRHLLQDDTFALVLLDVRMPGMDGFEVAHLMRRRARTRFTPIVFLSADAIDLASAYRGYEAGAIDYMLKPLDPLVLRAKVAAFVELHQQRELIRRQGERLARAEARNHELQLAAVQLESERRERAALSDAVRMRDEFLMLASHELNTPLTPLLASIQSLLLSARAGRFEPTHAVRSLELAQRQIRRLARLVAELLEVTRIEGGKLALSLTDVDLAEVAREVVEAHREESARAGVPLQLEVRGSARGRWDRMRIEQIVTNLVANAVKFGDHKPVDVIVELDGDVARILVRDRGIGIGADHIGRIFDRFARAESSRHYAGLGLGLYIVRRLAEAHGGTVRVESAIGRGSTFTVELPARPTTGVHASA; from the coding sequence ATGCCCTACCGCGAGCAGCACGCGGCCAGCGAGGCCGAGCAGGAGTCTCTGCCGCCGGCGCGGATCCTCGTCGTCGACGATCGCGAGGAGAACCTCCTCGCGGTGCGCGCGAGCCTCGCCGCGCCCGACTATCGGCTCGTCGAGGCGCGCTCGGGCGAGGAGGCGCTCCGGCACCTCCTCCAGGACGACACGTTCGCGCTCGTGCTCCTCGACGTGCGCATGCCCGGCATGGACGGCTTCGAGGTCGCGCACCTCATGCGACGGCGCGCGCGCACGCGCTTCACGCCGATCGTGTTCCTCAGCGCAGACGCGATCGACCTCGCGAGCGCGTACCGCGGCTACGAGGCCGGCGCGATCGACTACATGCTCAAGCCGCTCGACCCGCTCGTGCTCCGCGCGAAGGTCGCCGCGTTCGTCGAGCTCCATCAGCAGCGCGAGCTGATCCGGCGGCAGGGCGAGCGTCTCGCGCGCGCGGAGGCGAGGAACCACGAGCTCCAGCTCGCGGCGGTGCAGCTCGAGTCGGAGCGTCGCGAGAGGGCGGCGCTCTCCGATGCCGTTCGGATGCGCGACGAGTTCCTCATGCTCGCGTCGCACGAGCTCAACACGCCGCTCACGCCGCTCCTGGCGTCGATCCAGTCGCTGCTGCTCTCGGCGCGCGCCGGTCGCTTCGAGCCCACCCACGCCGTCCGCTCGCTCGAGCTCGCGCAGCGCCAGATCCGCAGGCTCGCGCGCCTCGTCGCGGAGCTGCTCGAGGTCACGCGCATCGAGGGGGGCAAGCTCGCGCTCTCGCTCACCGACGTCGACCTCGCGGAGGTCGCGCGAGAGGTCGTCGAAGCGCACCGCGAGGAGTCGGCGCGCGCCGGCGTGCCGCTTCAGCTCGAGGTCCGCGGCTCGGCGCGAGGGCGATGGGACCGGATGCGCATCGAGCAGATCGTCACGAACCTCGTCGCGAACGCGGTGAAATTCGGCGATCACAAGCCCGTCGACGTGATCGTCGAGCTGGACGGCGACGTCGCGCGGATCCTCGTGCGCGACCGCGGCATCGGCATCGGCGCCGATCACATCGGGCGCATCTTCGATCGCTTCGCGCGCGCCGAGAGCTCGCGCCACTACGCGGGCCTCGGGCTCGGCTTGTACATCGTGCGCCGGCTCGCGGAGGCGCACGGCGGGACCGTCCGCGTGGAGAGCGCCATCGGTCGAGGCTCGACGTTCACCGTCGAGCTCCCGGCGCGGCCCACGACCGGCGTCCACGCGTCCGCGTGA
- a CDS encoding Smr/MutS family protein, which translates to MARKKKRVSEFEPEPKAPAPPPVGTSMRDLLKGVELAKPEAKKKPEPKKPEPPPPPPRPAAPITTTPARDLEGRPSETLRGDDRIAYLDALAGVRPMAGRGPRRLGAVAAPPSPPKPEERNRDAAARARLASLVAGGVHFDVHREEGWIEGIRRDAKPSLIDALYRATVGSEATLDLHGIRAAIAGDRVTKFVRDAQRHGLRRVLIVHGKGLHSDDGNGVLADVVVGALTEGGAAPLVIAFCTAPQAQGGAGALLVELTKR; encoded by the coding sequence ATGGCGAGGAAGAAGAAGCGCGTCTCCGAGTTCGAGCCCGAGCCGAAGGCCCCGGCGCCTCCGCCCGTGGGCACCTCGATGCGCGATCTGCTGAAGGGCGTGGAGCTCGCGAAGCCCGAGGCGAAGAAGAAGCCCGAGCCCAAGAAGCCCGAGCCGCCGCCTCCTCCGCCGCGCCCCGCCGCGCCGATCACGACGACGCCCGCGCGCGATCTCGAGGGCCGTCCTTCCGAGACGTTGCGCGGCGACGATCGGATCGCGTACCTCGACGCGCTCGCCGGCGTGCGTCCGATGGCCGGTCGTGGACCGCGTCGTCTCGGCGCCGTCGCCGCGCCGCCGAGCCCGCCGAAGCCCGAGGAGCGCAACCGCGACGCCGCCGCGCGCGCGCGGCTCGCGTCGCTCGTCGCCGGCGGCGTGCACTTCGACGTGCACCGCGAAGAAGGCTGGATCGAGGGCATCCGTCGCGACGCGAAGCCCTCGCTCATCGACGCGCTCTATCGCGCGACCGTCGGCTCCGAGGCGACGCTCGATCTCCACGGCATCCGCGCCGCGATCGCGGGCGATCGGGTCACGAAGTTCGTGCGCGATGCGCAGCGTCACGGGCTCCGTCGCGTGCTCATCGTGCACGGCAAGGGACTGCACAGCGACGACGGCAACGGCGTCCTCGCGGACGTCGTCGTCGGCGCGCTCACCGAGGGCGGCGCTGCACCGCTCGTGATCGCGTTCTGCACCGCGCCGCAAGCGCAAGGCGGCGCGGGCGCGCTGCTGGTCGAGCTCACGAAGCGATAG
- a CDS encoding DUF6992 family protein, whose protein sequence is MTTHTLALAALLVVSVPGAASAQTLAREDLAVERLATLRLSHRGERIDEGLVLLTFGLASVVLGGVAAGVGHDDPWWLGAGLGTAGWGAVNAAFSLGMLDLGGGLARSIDDDRLLRGATREARTRALARDQYASATVLAVNAGLDVFYVATGVLLAVIANLLDTREPALEGYGVAMAAQGVGLLAFDLTVWIRSMERGDELLALEAD, encoded by the coding sequence ATGACGACCCACACGCTCGCGCTCGCCGCGCTGCTCGTCGTGTCGGTTCCAGGCGCCGCTTCGGCGCAGACGCTCGCGCGCGAGGACCTCGCGGTCGAGCGGCTCGCGACGCTGCGTCTCTCCCACCGCGGCGAGCGCATCGACGAGGGCCTCGTGCTGCTCACGTTCGGGCTCGCGAGCGTGGTGCTCGGCGGTGTCGCGGCCGGTGTCGGTCACGACGATCCGTGGTGGCTCGGCGCGGGCCTCGGGACGGCGGGGTGGGGCGCGGTGAACGCGGCGTTCTCGCTCGGCATGCTCGATCTCGGCGGTGGCCTCGCGCGGAGCATCGACGACGATCGCCTCCTGCGCGGCGCGACGCGCGAGGCGCGCACCCGCGCGCTGGCGCGCGATCAGTACGCGAGCGCGACGGTGCTCGCGGTGAACGCGGGGCTCGACGTGTTCTACGTCGCGACCGGGGTCCTGCTCGCGGTGATCGCGAACCTGCTCGACACGCGCGAGCCCGCGCTCGAAGGCTACGGCGTCGCGATGGCCGCGCAGGGCGTCGGTCTGCTCGCGTTCGATCTCACCGTGTGGATCCGCTCGATGGAGCGCGGGGACGAGCTCCTCGCGCTCGAGGCGGACTGA
- a CDS encoding transketolase, which yields MDRQATIATLAATCTRLRRDILEMITHAGSGHPGGSLSAVDLIETLYSKHLRQGAQRANDPARDRFVLSKGHGVPALYAVLAHHGYFSRDLLPTLRKLGSPLQGHPVVGTVPGIEACTGSLGQGLSVAVGMALGARLDGNGARIWCMMGDGEIQEGQVWEAMMSASKYRLDNLVAIVDSNKAQIDGLVKDVMPLESIEEKARSFGWLTTRIDGHHYGHILDAYEWAEKPEGAPKLIVADTIKGKGVSFMESELVKWHGVATNKEQLEKALAELDPEVLGS from the coding sequence ATGGATCGGCAGGCCACGATCGCGACGCTCGCAGCCACTTGCACGCGCCTGCGGCGCGACATCCTCGAGATGATCACCCACGCAGGCAGCGGCCATCCGGGCGGCTCGCTCTCGGCCGTGGACCTGATCGAGACGCTCTACTCGAAGCACCTGCGGCAGGGCGCGCAGCGCGCGAACGACCCGGCGCGTGATCGCTTCGTGCTGAGCAAGGGGCACGGCGTGCCCGCGCTCTACGCGGTGCTCGCGCACCACGGCTACTTCTCGCGCGACTTGCTGCCGACGCTGCGCAAGCTCGGCTCGCCGCTGCAGGGCCACCCGGTCGTCGGCACCGTGCCCGGCATCGAGGCGTGCACCGGCTCGCTCGGTCAGGGCCTCTCGGTCGCGGTGGGCATGGCGCTCGGCGCGCGCCTCGACGGAAACGGCGCGCGCATCTGGTGCATGATGGGCGACGGCGAGATCCAGGAGGGCCAGGTCTGGGAGGCGATGATGAGCGCCTCGAAGTACCGGCTCGACAACCTCGTCGCGATCGTCGACTCGAACAAGGCGCAGATCGACGGCCTCGTGAAGGACGTCATGCCGCTCGAGTCGATCGAGGAGAAGGCGCGCTCGTTCGGCTGGCTGACGACGCGCATCGACGGGCACCACTACGGGCACATCCTCGACGCGTACGAGTGGGCCGAGAAGCCCGAGGGCGCGCCGAAGCTGATCGTGGCCGACACGATCAAGGGCAAGGGCGTGTCCTTCATGGAGAGCGAGCTCGTGAAGTGGCACGGCGTCGCGACGAACAAGGAACAGCTGGAGAAGGCTCTCGCGGAGCTCGATCCGGAGGTGCTGGGATCATGA
- a CDS encoding transketolase family protein, whose translation MSEQKAVASKPKASRQAFGEVLAELGAKHTDLVVLDADLAKSTKSELFAKKFPERFFEMGIAEQNMVGVAAGLGLAGKNAFCCSFACFVAGRFETIKISVAYSGGNVKIVGTHAGVGIGPDGYSQMGLEDLALMRTLPTMEVYQPADELETRQIVEYLATHRGAAYLRLTRQDLTPVHGPGYEFAPGKLDVLAEGKDVAILATGGPTFHAVDARKQLAAAGIDAAVINVPSIKPFDREGIAAWAKKVPLFVSVEDHNVLGGMGGAVAEVLAEVAGARARLHRHGIPDVFGESGEPEDLYRKFKLDADGIVAVVRERLGR comes from the coding sequence ATGAGCGAGCAGAAGGCAGTCGCGTCGAAGCCCAAGGCGTCCCGTCAGGCGTTCGGCGAGGTGCTCGCCGAGCTCGGCGCGAAGCACACGGATCTCGTGGTGCTCGACGCGGATCTCGCGAAGAGCACGAAGAGCGAGCTCTTCGCGAAGAAGTTCCCCGAGCGCTTCTTCGAGATGGGCATCGCCGAGCAGAACATGGTCGGCGTCGCGGCGGGCCTCGGGCTCGCCGGCAAGAACGCGTTCTGCTGCTCGTTCGCGTGCTTCGTCGCGGGGCGCTTCGAGACGATCAAGATCTCGGTCGCGTACTCGGGCGGCAACGTGAAGATCGTCGGCACCCACGCGGGCGTCGGCATCGGTCCCGACGGCTACTCGCAGATGGGCCTCGAGGATCTCGCGCTGATGCGCACGCTGCCGACGATGGAGGTCTATCAGCCGGCGGACGAGCTCGAGACGCGGCAGATCGTCGAGTACCTCGCGACGCATCGCGGCGCGGCGTACCTGCGCCTCACGCGCCAGGACCTCACGCCGGTGCACGGCCCCGGGTACGAGTTCGCGCCCGGCAAGCTCGACGTGCTCGCGGAGGGCAAGGACGTCGCGATCCTCGCGACCGGTGGCCCGACCTTCCACGCGGTCGACGCGCGCAAGCAGCTCGCGGCGGCGGGCATCGACGCGGCCGTGATCAACGTGCCGAGCATCAAGCCCTTCGATCGCGAGGGCATCGCGGCATGGGCGAAGAAGGTCCCGCTCTTCGTGAGCGTCGAGGACCACAACGTGCTCGGCGGCATGGGCGGCGCGGTGGCCGAGGTGCTCGCGGAGGTCGCGGGAGCGCGCGCGCGGCTACACCGCCACGGCATCCCCGACGTGTTCGGCGAGAGCGGCGAGCCCGAGGATCTCTATCGCAAGTTCAAGCTCGACGCGGACGGCATCGTCGCCGTCGTGCGCGAGCGGCTCGGTCGCTGA
- a CDS encoding RNA polymerase sigma factor yields MDPTASDEELMRAYVAGDARAFEVLFTRYAARVHALFSRTFRSRAIADDLVQTTFLKIHAARATYRSDLPVRPWLFGIAARVRIDELRRRYRTQEVGDDALDSMPLPVEGAADAWPEANEAAERVRRAIDTLPDGQRIVVLLHRFEGMSFGEIAIALREVEGKSISEVAVRVRAFRAYDALRTALADLDDRERPEER; encoded by the coding sequence ATGGACCCGACCGCGAGCGACGAAGAGCTGATGCGCGCGTACGTCGCGGGCGACGCGCGCGCGTTCGAGGTGCTCTTCACGCGCTACGCCGCGCGCGTCCACGCGCTCTTCTCGCGCACGTTCCGCAGCCGCGCGATCGCGGACGATCTCGTGCAGACGACGTTCCTCAAGATCCACGCGGCGCGCGCGACGTACCGCAGCGATCTCCCGGTGCGGCCGTGGCTCTTCGGGATCGCCGCGCGCGTGCGCATCGACGAGCTGCGCCGGCGCTATCGCACCCAAGAGGTCGGCGACGACGCGCTGGACTCGATGCCGCTGCCCGTCGAGGGCGCCGCCGACGCGTGGCCCGAGGCGAACGAAGCCGCGGAGCGCGTCCGGCGCGCGATCGACACGCTCCCCGATGGACAGCGCATCGTCGTGCTGCTGCACCGCTTCGAGGGGATGAGCTTCGGCGAGATCGCGATCGCGCTGCGCGAGGTCGAGGGCAAGTCGATCTCCGAGGTCGCGGTCCGGGTGCGCGCGTTCCGCGCCTACGACGCGCTGCGCACCGCGCTGGCGGATCTCGACGATCGCGAACGACCGGAGGAGCGATGA
- a CDS encoding metallophosphoesterase has product MSVRCIVVGDVHGCLDELDELLRVVQHRPGRDRLVLAGDMLDRGPDPVGVVRRARAIGAEAVLGNHEEKHLRYRRHEQRRTREPEYRNPMREMPEERLAQHLALSGDDWRWIGALPAWKRLPGGWLVVHAGFEPRRTLAEQKTPVIVRIRDVDERGKFVSTGDPRERPPGSVPWATRWSGPESVIYGHHVHGLAEPRVDRPREDVACWGIDTGCVFGGRLTALILPTCEVVQVPARREYVAIDREEID; this is encoded by the coding sequence ATGAGCGTGCGCTGCATCGTCGTCGGCGACGTGCACGGCTGTCTCGACGAGCTCGACGAGCTGCTCCGCGTGGTGCAGCACCGTCCCGGGCGCGATCGGCTCGTGCTCGCCGGAGACATGCTCGACCGCGGGCCCGATCCCGTCGGCGTGGTGCGTCGCGCGCGCGCGATCGGGGCCGAGGCCGTGCTCGGCAACCACGAGGAGAAGCACCTCCGCTATCGCCGGCACGAGCAGCGGCGCACGCGCGAGCCCGAGTATCGCAACCCGATGCGCGAGATGCCGGAGGAGCGCCTCGCGCAGCACCTCGCGCTCTCGGGCGACGACTGGCGCTGGATCGGCGCGCTCCCCGCGTGGAAGCGGCTGCCGGGCGGATGGCTCGTGGTGCACGCGGGGTTCGAGCCGCGCCGCACGCTCGCCGAGCAGAAGACGCCCGTGATCGTGCGCATCCGGGACGTCGACGAGCGCGGCAAGTTCGTCAGCACCGGCGATCCCCGCGAGCGTCCTCCCGGCAGCGTGCCCTGGGCGACGCGCTGGAGCGGTCCCGAGAGCGTCATCTACGGTCACCACGTGCACGGCCTCGCCGAGCCGCGCGTCGATCGTCCGCGCGAGGACGTCGCGTGCTGGGGCATCGACACCGGGTGTGTCTTCGGCGGGCGGCTCACCGCGCTGATCCTGCCGACGTGCGAGGTGGTGCAGGTGCCGGCGCGTCGCGAGTACGTCGCGATCGACCGCGAAGAGATCGACTGA
- a CDS encoding TrmH family RNA methyltransferase, translated as MASRVPHEKVYGIAATRAVLTGRMGDVIRIAYAASLRRELAPALREAASRRIAFEERTDEDLAKIAGSVHHEGICLAARPRRVLDVEALIGWRDARAILALDDVANPHNVGAIVRSAAFFGAGALLVEGPSDRAPLTPAAVRVAQGGAEHLAMARTERLPDALRKLASRGFAVVGADVRGAKPLHELRWPERVVLVMGSEGEGLRHAVLDACTDRVVIEGTGAVESLNVSVAAGVLLASWASTRPRARGPLR; from the coding sequence ATGGCGTCGCGCGTCCCTCACGAGAAGGTCTACGGCATCGCGGCCACGCGCGCGGTGCTCACCGGGCGCATGGGCGACGTGATCCGCATCGCGTACGCCGCGTCGCTGCGTCGCGAGCTCGCGCCGGCGCTGCGCGAGGCTGCATCGCGGCGCATCGCGTTCGAGGAGCGCACCGACGAGGATCTCGCGAAGATCGCGGGCTCGGTGCACCACGAAGGGATCTGCCTCGCCGCGCGGCCTCGGCGCGTGCTCGACGTCGAGGCGCTGATCGGGTGGCGCGACGCGCGCGCGATCCTCGCGCTCGACGACGTCGCGAACCCGCACAACGTGGGCGCGATCGTGCGCAGCGCCGCGTTCTTCGGGGCGGGCGCGCTGCTCGTCGAGGGACCGAGCGATCGCGCGCCGCTCACGCCGGCCGCGGTTCGTGTGGCGCAGGGCGGCGCCGAGCACCTCGCGATGGCGCGCACCGAGCGGCTGCCCGACGCGCTCCGGAAGCTCGCGTCGCGCGGGTTCGCGGTGGTCGGCGCCGACGTGCGCGGCGCGAAGCCGCTGCACGAGCTGCGCTGGCCCGAGCGCGTCGTGCTGGTGATGGGCAGCGAGGGCGAGGGGCTTCGCCACGCGGTGCTCGACGCGTGCACGGATCGCGTGGTGATCGAGGGCACCGGCGCGGTCGAGTCGCTCAACGTGAGCGTCGCAGCGGGGGTCTTGCTGGCGTCGTGGGCGAGCACGAGACCTAGGGCACGAGGTCCTTTGCGATGA
- a CDS encoding RluA family pseudouridine synthase: MARRSYIAGANCAIRIVRPMTRRGRTPPRPTSRAPAPALDFASWIVWRDAHLVAVDKPAGVLSQGGEGGAGVNLVDLARAHFAATSPRSGIGVLHRLDRNVSGVVLLALDPEAARGLSEQLAKGEVEREYVAIVRGTPPGETFVVDAPLAKDARTNEVRVADDGKPARTDVQVVSRFRAPLGACAELVVRPITGRSHQIRVHLAHVGLPIIGDPKYGVAAHGVRRPLLHARRMRFVHPITHEPIEIVAPPPWRADALRALRRS, from the coding sequence ATGGCGCGCCGGTCCTACATCGCGGGCGCAAATTGCGCTATCCGCATCGTGCGCCCAATGACGCGAAGAGGTCGCACCCCACCCCGACCGACGTCGCGCGCGCCCGCGCCGGCGCTCGATTTCGCGTCGTGGATCGTGTGGCGCGACGCGCACCTCGTCGCGGTCGACAAGCCCGCGGGGGTGCTCTCGCAGGGCGGAGAAGGCGGCGCGGGCGTCAACCTGGTCGATCTCGCGCGCGCGCACTTCGCGGCGACGAGCCCGCGAAGCGGCATCGGCGTGCTGCACCGGCTGGATCGCAACGTGTCGGGCGTCGTGCTGCTCGCGCTCGATCCCGAGGCCGCGCGCGGGCTCAGCGAGCAGCTCGCGAAGGGCGAGGTCGAGCGCGAGTACGTCGCGATCGTGCGCGGCACGCCGCCGGGCGAGACGTTCGTGGTCGACGCGCCGCTCGCGAAGGACGCGCGCACCAACGAGGTCCGCGTCGCCGACGACGGCAAGCCCGCGCGCACCGACGTGCAGGTCGTGTCGCGTTTCCGCGCACCGCTCGGCGCGTGCGCCGAGCTCGTCGTGCGCCCGATCACCGGTCGTTCGCACCAGATCCGCGTGCACCTCGCGCACGTCGGGCTCCCGATCATCGGCGATCCGAAGTACGGCGTCGCGGCGCACGGCGTGCGCAGACCCTTGCTCCACGCGCGCCGCATGCGCTTCGTGCACCCGATCACGCACGAGCCGATCGAGATCGTCGCGCCGCCCCCCTGGCGCGCCGACGCGCTGCGCGCGCTGCGACGCAGCTAG
- a CDS encoding universal stress protein produces MAQPEQSYRIVVGMDLEEAGDVALVEALRLAQRVPGSEVHPVYAIAADPAVQLKAVDDMSRHLVRAMQRLAERIERICADQHVSQRTRMHVRFGDPVKVLQQVAVDYDADVIVVGTHGRRGVERLLLGSVASDLVRVARLPVIVARPKDFQGLEKSEQLDPARPGEELAKQRIVSDVIHVGRRDSHIAGLI; encoded by the coding sequence ATGGCGCAGCCGGAGCAGTCGTATCGCATCGTGGTGGGGATGGATCTCGAGGAGGCGGGCGACGTCGCGCTCGTGGAAGCGCTGCGCCTCGCGCAGCGCGTCCCGGGGAGCGAGGTGCATCCGGTCTACGCGATCGCGGCGGATCCCGCGGTGCAGCTCAAAGCGGTCGACGACATGTCGCGGCACCTCGTCCGCGCGATGCAGCGGCTCGCGGAGCGCATCGAGCGCATCTGCGCGGACCAGCACGTGTCGCAGCGCACCCGGATGCACGTGCGGTTCGGCGACCCGGTGAAGGTGCTGCAGCAGGTCGCGGTCGACTACGACGCGGACGTGATCGTGGTGGGCACGCACGGCCGTCGCGGGGTCGAGCGGCTCTTGCTGGGATCGGTCGCGTCCGATCTCGTGCGCGTCGCGCGCCTGCCGGTGATCGTCGCGCGCCCGAAGGACTTCCAGGGGCTCGAGAAGAGCGAGCAGCTCGACCCGGCGCGGCCCGGGGAAGAGCTCGCGAAGCAGCGCATCGTGAGCGACGTGATCCACGTCGGACGCCGCGACTCGCACATCGCGGGCCTGATCTAG
- a CDS encoding sigma-70 family RNA polymerase sigma factor, which produces MSLTLLDRYRRDLRDVHILDAQTERDLARRYAAGDRVAGEKLVAACLPFVMTIAREYRRWGVPFEDLVQQGNLGLLRAAAKFDPDRECRLATYAATWIRGEIRDYVVRAYRIVRIGTTHTERTALRRYRDGSATSPEELSEKSGMPLARSIALWPLLAQRDTSLDAPVEGGPATIERMPSSAATPEDELADREQQDAVQVVLAQALARLGQRERRILEARAMSDEPQTLESLGREMGVSRERVRQLEERAHAALRSALRGVVPAAA; this is translated from the coding sequence ATGAGCCTCACCCTGCTCGACCGTTACCGCCGCGACCTGCGCGACGTGCACATCCTCGACGCCCAGACCGAGCGCGACCTCGCGCGCCGGTACGCCGCGGGCGATCGCGTCGCGGGCGAGAAGCTCGTCGCCGCCTGCCTTCCTTTCGTGATGACGATCGCGCGCGAGTACCGGCGCTGGGGCGTGCCCTTCGAAGATCTCGTGCAGCAGGGCAACCTCGGTCTGCTGCGCGCGGCCGCGAAGTTCGACCCCGACCGCGAGTGCCGCCTCGCGACCTACGCCGCGACGTGGATCCGCGGCGAGATCCGCGACTACGTCGTCCGCGCGTACCGCATCGTCCGCATCGGTACGACCCACACCGAGCGCACCGCGCTCCGCCGCTATCGCGACGGAAGCGCGACGTCGCCCGAGGAGCTCTCGGAGAAGAGCGGCATGCCGCTCGCGCGATCGATCGCGCTCTGGCCGCTGCTCGCGCAGCGCGACACCTCGCTCGATGCGCCCGTCGAGGGCGGCCCCGCGACGATCGAGCGCATGCCCTCGAGCGCCGCGACGCCCGAGGACGAGCTCGCGGACCGCGAGCAGCAGGACGCCGTGCAGGTCGTGCTCGCGCAGGCGCTGGCGCGGCTCGGCCAGCGCGAGCGACGCATCCTCGAGGCGCGCGCGATGTCCGACGAGCCGCAGACGCTCGAGTCGCTCGGGCGCGAGATGGGCGTCAGCCGCGAGCGCGTTCGTCAGCTCGAGGAGCGCGCGCACGCGGCGCTGCGCAGCGCGCTGCGAGGTGTCGTCCCCGCCGCGGCGTGA